The window TTGCCCTTCTTCAAACTTTTGTAGACCATCTCGGTCATAAAACTATTCTGTCCACCCGGACCATAGAAATCTGCACTTCGTGCAATGATCCCCGTTAGTTTCCCCCTTTCCACCTGCTCCATGATCAGCTCATCGAGTTGTTGCCTGACTTGGCCCTTCCTGCTGGAGGGGCTGTAAGGGGATGATTCCGTGATGTGTTGTACATTATCCCCACCGATGGCATATACATTATCGAAGAAGACCAGTTTGGATCCGGTCACCTCGCAGGCGTGCAAAACATTGCGTATCAATAAGGGCCAGCTTTCCTGCCACACTTTATGGTTGTAGGCCAGGCCCACACAGAGATAGGTGATGCTGGAGCCTTCTACGGCCCTGATGGCTTCTTCCGCATTGAGGAGGTTGGCAGGGACCAGTTCTTCCTGTCCATTAACCGGTTTTGGTTCCCTGCTGACCAGGCGGATGGATGTCGTAAATGCATTGAGCTCCCTGGCCAGTACTGTGCCGATGGGACCGGTGCTGCCTAATATGGTTTGCATGTGGTTGGGGTTGAAATTTTTGGAATGGGCTTGAACTTTTTATTGATAGACCCTTACATAATCTATTTGCATGGCCTGGGGGAAGATGCTATCGTCAATACCTTTCTGACCACCCCAATTGCCGCCAACAGCAATGTTCAGCAGCAGGTGGAAGCGTTTGTCGAAAGGCCAGACCTTATGGTCGCCCGCTTCTTTGCTGAAACGAAAGACTTCCCTGTTGTCCAACAGGAAGATGATCCTTTCTTTTGACCAATCGATCGCATACACATGAAAGTCTTTATCGGTGTCTTTCAGGTAGATGCCCCTGGTTTTCTGGGTGCCTATGGAATGGTTGTAGGATTGGGTATGGATGCTGAAGAAGACGGAGTCGGGCATATAACCCACGAACTCCATGATATCGATCTCGCCGCTTTCCGGCCAGCCGCCATAGGCCCAGTCGGTAGGCAGCATCCAGATGGCTGGCCAGATGCCCCGGCCTGCCGGTAACTTGGCCCTTACTTCGATGCGGCCATAGGTCCAGTCTCCCTTGTTTTTACTGACCATCCTCGCAGAAGTATAACCGCCATCCGCTTTTTTGCGGGCTGTAATGTGCAGGCTGCCCTCCTTCACTGCAACATTGGATGGGTCTGCCCTTGTGTAGAATTGCTGCTCATTGTTCCCCCAGCCATGGCCGCCCACATCATAGCCCCATTTGGAACTGTCGGGGAGACCCTGGTAATTGAATTCGTCTGACCATACCAGTTTCCTTTCTGGTGGGCTTTGGGCAAATGAAGAAGTGGAAAGAATGATCCCGGCGAGGAGCAGGTAGCATGTTCTCATGCTATCTAAGTTAATGATTCTGTCCCGGTATTCTAGGAGGTGCCGGAATGAAAAATCCCGGTCATGGACCGGGACTTTTCAAATAGTAGGAGTGATGGATCAGGCGGCTGTTACAGCTTTGTTCACCAGTTCCGCTGCTTCGCTCAGCAGGATGGCGCTCTGTACTTTCAGGCCGCTCTCATCGATCAGTTTCTTGGCTTCCTCAGCGTTGGTACCCTGCAGGCGCACGATGATGGGCACTTCGATATTGCCCATGCTCTTATAGGCATCGATAACACCCTGTGCAACCCTGTCGCAACGTACGATGCCACCGAAGATATTGATCAGGATAGCTTTTACCTTGGGGTCCTTCAGGATGATGCGGAAACCTGCCTCAACAGTCTGGGCGTTGGCTGTACCACCTACATCCAGGAAGTTGGCGGGCTCACCGCCGCTCAGTTTGATCATGTCCATGGTCGCCATGGCAAGGCCGGCGCCATTTACCATGCAACCCACGTTACCGTCGAGCTTAACAAAGTTCAGGTTGAACTTGCCGGCTTCCACTTCTGTGGGGTCTTCTTCAGTGATGTCGCGCATGGCAGCCAGGTCTGGATGACGGGTGAGGGCGTTGTCGTCGAGGTTCATCTTACAGTCAACCGCGATGATCTTCTCATCAGAGGTCTTGAACAAAGGGTTGATCTCGAGCATGCTGCAGTCGAGGCCAACATAGGCATTATAAAGATTGGTCACGAACTTCACACAGCTCTTGAAGGCTTCACCACTCAGGCCGAGGTTGAAAGCGATCTTGCGGGCCTGGAAACCTTGCAGTCCACCGGCCGGGTGTACCCACTCCTTGAAGATCTTATCGGGGGTATGGTGGGCAACCTCTTCGATATCCATACCACCTTCGGTGCTGTACATGATCACGTTCATGCCCTTGGCACGGTCCAGGAGGATAGAGAGGTAGAATTCCTTTACGGGATTAGGTCCTTCATAATATACATCCTGCGCAACGAGTACCTTGTTCACCACTTTTCCCGCCTCACCGGTCTGGATGGTCACCAGCGTACCACCAAGGATGTTCTGGGCTATTTCCTTTACAGCTTCTGCATTCTTTCCCACAGCAACACCGCGCTGCTCGGTACCACGGATCTTACCCTTACCACGGCCACCTGCATGGATCTGGGCCTTTACCACTGCGAAACTGCTTCCGAACTGGGTCTTGATCTGTTTGTAAGCCTCTTCCGCTTCACCGGGGGTACTGCAGGCTATGCCTTCCTGCACCGGGACATTGTATTTTTTCAATAATTCCTTTGCTTGGTATTCGTGCAAATTCATATAGCAAAATTTGCAGCGAAGATAATAGAAAATGAAGGAGGGAAATAAAACTTTCTACAATAAGGAGTTGTAAACAGCGATCGTAATTTTGGGTATGGATTTTAGTCAGGACCTTGAAAATTGTCTCGATGCCCTGAGAACTGGCGGGCTCATTGGTATCCCTACCGTTAGCGGCCGGATGGTGGCCGCGGATGCTACCCTCGATGATGCGGTGAATGCCTTGCGCGAAGGCAGCCAAGGGGAAATGCCGGTGGTCTTGCTGGCGGATGAAAGGGACCTCCTCCAATATGTCAGTGCCCTTGATCTGGATGTGTTTGACCGCTTTGAAAGTTTTGAACTGCCTACAGCCATCCGTTTTGAGGGCATTATAGGCCTTGCCGATGCGCTGACCGGACCTGAAGGAACTGCCTGCATCGCCCTCATTGCCGATGATTTTTGCCGTCACCTGGTCAAGCGCTTCAGGAAGCCCCTGGCCGTTTTACCGGAAGGCAATGGCCCGCATTGGGGCACTATCCTTTACCGGGCTGCCGACCACACGAATGCACTGGCCGATAGGTTCCGCTTGATATGATCATTTTCACTGATTTTGTTGGAAAAACACAAGCCCCTGCAACCCTTCCCGTGGTTTGCCTGTCACGGGTTTGATAAAAATATTGTGGTCGATCACTAACCTAAGTAGATATAGTTGCTAATTGTCATGCTTACTGAGGTGGTTATCCACGATTGAACAAATTGGCCATGCAAAATTTCTTCGATTGGAATAAAATTGTGACTTTGCCGGCTCGAAATCGAAAACCTTATCTTCTCGTATGAAAGAGATCTCTGTGGTGTTTATTGCCAGGAATGAAGCCCATATTCTGGGCGATACCATTCGAAGCCTTCAAGGACTGACCAATGATGTGGTCGTGGCAGACACGGGAAGTACAGACAATACCATGGAGATCGCCAGGGCCATGGGCGCCAGGGCTTTTTCCATTGGCTGGGACGGTTTTGGCAAGAGCAAGAACAAGGCATTACAACTGGCACGCTACGATTGGGTCCTTTTCCTGGATGCGGATGAATCTATTGATGAAGGGTTGAAGCAATGCCTGTTGCAAAATGATTTTACAGATCCTTCCATCGTATATAAAGTAAGGGTAAAGAATTATGCAGGGGGGAAGGAGATCAGGTTCGGGGAGTGGCGGAATGAAAGGAAGGTCAAGTTTTTCAATCGACGCTATGCCCGATGGGATGATGCGGAAGTCCATGAAAAGGTAGTGGTTCCGGTGAATGGTGGTACCAGGACACTCAATGGTTTTGTTCGCCATTATCCCCTGCGCGATACGAGGGAATATGCCGAGAAAATGAACCGTTATGGCGAACTGATGGCCCACCGCTACCTGAGGGATGGCAAGAAGGCCAGTTTCTTCAAACTCTACCTATACCCTGCATCAAGGTTTATCCTCAATTATTTTTTCCGCCTGGGTTTCCTGGATGGAAGGGTTGGTTTTACTACGGCTACCCTGAACTCCTATTACGCATTCCTCAAATACCATCGCCTGAAAGAACTCCAGGAAGGCGCCCGGGAAACAGGAATTTCCTCATATTTGCGGCATTATGCTCAAGATTCTGGTCATCCAAACCGCGTTTATAGGTGATGCTGTACTGGCCACGGGTATCCTCGAAAAATTGCATACCCGCTTCCCCGATGCACAGATAGATTACCTGGTAAGGAAGGGAAATGAAGGCTTGTTCAAAGGCCATCCCTACCTGCACGAGTTGATCGTTTGGGATAAACAGC is drawn from Flavihumibacter rivuli and contains these coding sequences:
- a CDS encoding NAD-dependent epimerase/dehydratase family protein; translated protein: MQTILGSTGPIGTVLARELNAFTTSIRLVSREPKPVNGQEELVPANLLNAEEAIRAVEGSSITYLCVGLAYNHKVWQESWPLLIRNVLHACEVTGSKLVFFDNVYAIGGDNVQHITESSPYSPSSRKGQVRQQLDELIMEQVERGKLTGIIARSADFYGPGGQNSFMTEMVYKSLKKGKKAQWFCRTDKVHSFTYVPDAAKGMAMLGNHGECFNQVWNLPTHPARLTGQQWIELFASAMGRPAKSQAIPVWMLRILGLFIPILKEMPEMCYQYDRDYFFDSAKFNRHFQFSPTTPEEGVKATVASLG
- a CDS encoding glycoside hydrolase family 16 protein codes for the protein MRTCYLLLAGIILSTSSFAQSPPERKLVWSDEFNYQGLPDSSKWGYDVGGHGWGNNEQQFYTRADPSNVAVKEGSLHITARKKADGGYTSARMVSKNKGDWTYGRIEVRAKLPAGRGIWPAIWMLPTDWAYGGWPESGEIDIMEFVGYMPDSVFFSIHTQSYNHSIGTQKTRGIYLKDTDKDFHVYAIDWSKERIIFLLDNREVFRFSKEAGDHKVWPFDKRFHLLLNIAVGGNWGGQKGIDDSIFPQAMQIDYVRVYQ
- the sucC gene encoding ADP-forming succinate--CoA ligase subunit beta, which gives rise to MNLHEYQAKELLKKYNVPVQEGIACSTPGEAEEAYKQIKTQFGSSFAVVKAQIHAGGRGKGKIRGTEQRGVAVGKNAEAVKEIAQNILGGTLVTIQTGEAGKVVNKVLVAQDVYYEGPNPVKEFYLSILLDRAKGMNVIMYSTEGGMDIEEVAHHTPDKIFKEWVHPAGGLQGFQARKIAFNLGLSGEAFKSCVKFVTNLYNAYVGLDCSMLEINPLFKTSDEKIIAVDCKMNLDDNALTRHPDLAAMRDITEEDPTEVEAGKFNLNFVKLDGNVGCMVNGAGLAMATMDMIKLSGGEPANFLDVGGTANAQTVEAGFRIILKDPKVKAILINIFGGIVRCDRVAQGVIDAYKSMGNIEVPIIVRLQGTNAEEAKKLIDESGLKVQSAILLSEAAELVNKAVTAA
- a CDS encoding Sua5/YciO/YrdC/YwlC family protein; the protein is MDFSQDLENCLDALRTGGLIGIPTVSGRMVAADATLDDAVNALREGSQGEMPVVLLADERDLLQYVSALDLDVFDRFESFELPTAIRFEGIIGLADALTGPEGTACIALIADDFCRHLVKRFRKPLAVLPEGNGPHWGTILYRAADHTNALADRFRLI
- a CDS encoding glycosyltransferase family 2 protein, which translates into the protein MKEISVVFIARNEAHILGDTIRSLQGLTNDVVVADTGSTDNTMEIARAMGARAFSIGWDGFGKSKNKALQLARYDWVLFLDADESIDEGLKQCLLQNDFTDPSIVYKVRVKNYAGGKEIRFGEWRNERKVKFFNRRYARWDDAEVHEKVVVPVNGGTRTLNGFVRHYPLRDTREYAEKMNRYGELMAHRYLRDGKKASFFKLYLYPASRFILNYFFRLGFLDGRVGFTTATLNSYYAFLKYHRLKELQEGARETGISSYLRHYAQDSGHPNRVYR